CGATTCAATTTCGGACGATACAGTTTCAGAAGCTGTTGCGAAGCATCGTCGATTGCTCGGTATTGTGTTAAACACGCCTTAAGATAGCGAAACGGGGACAAAGGGAAGATGAGAATCTGGAGGTAGCGCGCGGAGTAATTTCGAGGTAACGTCAGAAATGCGGAAACAAAGGCTCGCCCCGTTATCGTAAACATTCTTTAAGGGAGACCGGCTTCCACCGAGATAAAGTAACGTGGAATTTAGTACCTCATAATGCCCCGCTAAGTTACGTTCTCCGCAACTCGTGTCTTTCTATTTCTTAACCCATCCCCTGGGCTCGTCTTCGCACCAGAGTTAATCATTGAACCcacaattttattctgcgTGGAGCACAGTCGTTCCCCAATGGAAAATGGCCGCGTGTTTGATCTTTCCAGCGAATATTAACGTCGACGAGTTCATTAGTTGAcggaaaaattgtaattgtggAAATCATTCGATCCTCCTATGAACCTTTAGAAAAACTAGGAGACGGCAAAAGATGATGGTAATTGCGTTAGATTCATGCtcaattagatatttattactttattttttatatatcaaCAGTCTAGCAATCCCAAAATACAGTTAAAAAGTTACAAGTGTAGTTTCAGAAGTTGTCTGAAGAGAATCCAGATCACGTAGTCCATTCCTAATCTAGCACTATCAATGCCAGCCTCTTTGGCCTGTTCCGCAATGTTTACCACGTGTTGGTTCGTATAAACGTTGTCATACAAGTCGAAGTATTTAGGAGAGCCTACCTCCTTAACGAAAGCGGCAAATACTGGGGATTTCACCATTTTGCTATCCAACAAATCCTCCATCTGTTTAATTGGAACTGTAGCCTCGAGGTCTATCGCTAAACCATCAAGTCCACCTGTGATCTTGTGGAAAGCAAAAGGAGTGATAGGTTCAATTCCAAGTGCCGCGTTCAGTTTGTTTACTAATAAATAGATGTCGAGTCCAGCGTTCTGCATGTAGTTCATTAGATCCTTCGTCGCAGGGAGGACTTCAAGTTCTTCGATGTACATTACCGTTTCCTTGGAGTCTACGAGCTTTATGACGGTTTGGAATTCCTTGTCTTGGGCTGCGTAGGCTCTGAGAACCGCCATCAAGCGATCCACTGGTATTAGGTCCATGAAGTCCTGCAATTCCTTGGCGAGTGCACCTGAGCCTGTGCTTGGAACTGTGACGTGCACAGCGCGGGCGTTCAGGGAGCCGGCCAGGGCCAGAACAGCCAGTACTGACAGAACGAACTTCATCTGGAAAGAAGTGAGAATAAGTGGATAAGAACGAAGAACGGAAaaagtattcaaattgaaaaatgaacggTTTAGGATCTTTAGAGAATTTTCTTTGccgacaaaataaattctatgaaTTACTCAAGTGACACGAGCAACACATATTATTCCGCGAATTAtgataaattccaatttaaatcTATTTAGTTTGGTGAATGaggtaatttaaaatagtGGTAAATTTATAAAGCAGTTGAAGatgaatttgttgaaataatgAGTTCCTTCTGCAAGGAAGTCTCTTTTGAGCTATGTAACACAAGTACAAGTAGAATGTACTCACTTTGCAAGTTGAAGACTTTCTAGGACTGATGATCAACGAATGTTAATGCTCGATTCGGTTTCGCTGTATCTTATATACTTACTGATCGAAATCAGTTGGCGATGCGTGATTAGATTATAATGATTAATCAGTACGACATTATCagcaaataaattgttgattAAATGGATTATACATccatgtataagcttattcatatacatatttataatgaaaaattcatttcataatatcgaaactattatgtaatttagtcaaacttcttcaatagacataaagtgtacgaatatttgtgGTATTGACTGTACATGTacttatgaaaatattcataggCTTACTTGttgaaattaacattttaccgaccggtagcctattaatcgtttcttttccatGACGAGcaatactttcttatttattattgagatAGTACGATCTTATTGTATGCTCCcattattatatgaattatgaaatattatataaatataattcataagaCGATTCTAATaggtaatataaattttgcgtAATACTAATATTATGAAACTGAACAATATTACTAAATTTAAGAACATACATGTCCAAACGCTATCGGTCGTTAATGTGTTAACATGAAATCCAATATAATTTGGTAGTTTTGAAGCAGCAAGGTTTCAGGAAACAGTGAACAGTGACAAAGTCGCCAAGGAAACCTACACAATGCCTAATTTTCCTTGAATTTTTACGACTTTCCTCGTCGAATTACTCTTCTCTCCGAAACAGA
The sequence above is drawn from the Hylaeus volcanicus isolate JK05 chromosome 2, UHH_iyHylVolc1.0_haploid, whole genome shotgun sequence genome and encodes:
- the LOC128885017 gene encoding protein G12-like, translated to MKFVLSVLAVLALAGSLNARAVHVTVPSTGSGALAKELQDFMDLIPVDRLMAVLRAYAAQDKEFQTVIKLVDSKETVMYIEELEVLPATKDLMNYMQNAGLDIYLLVNKLNAALGIEPITPFAFHKITGGLDGLAIDLEATVPIKQMEDLLDSKMVKSPVFAAFVKEVGSPKYFDLYDNVYTNQHVVNIAEQAKEAGIDSARLGMDYVIWILFRQLLKLHL